From Rhodococcus sp. B7740, one genomic window encodes:
- a CDS encoding glycosyltransferase family 4 protein, with protein MRRTLLVTNDFPPRPGGIQSYLHSFASQLPADELVVYAPRWRGDSHEKFDAAQPFEVIRHPTTLMLPTPLVARRAARILKSRGCDSVWFGASAPLAVMSSYLRKAGADRIVASTHGHEVGWSMVPGGRATLRTIGENTDVVTYVSKYTRGRFSSAFGRTAALEHLPPGVDTDRFVPDDAARAELRARYGLGDRPTVLCLSRLVPRKGQDFLIRALPGIRRAVDGAVLVIVGGGPYEKTLRELVRSTGMEQHVVFTGTVPSAELAAHHTIADVFAMPSRTRGAGLDVEGLGIVYLEASSCGVPVVAGMSGGAPEAVQHNKTGVVVDGTSVSEITDAIVRILSDRTLATQMGNAGRAWVDAEWRWDVLTEKLRSLI; from the coding sequence ATGCGTCGTACTCTGCTCGTGACGAACGACTTTCCTCCTCGCCCGGGTGGTATTCAGTCCTATCTCCACAGCTTCGCCTCGCAACTGCCGGCCGACGAGCTGGTGGTGTACGCACCGCGGTGGCGGGGCGACTCGCACGAGAAGTTCGATGCCGCGCAGCCTTTCGAGGTGATCAGGCATCCGACGACCCTGATGTTGCCGACTCCGCTCGTCGCGCGTCGTGCAGCTCGAATCCTGAAGTCCCGAGGCTGCGATTCCGTGTGGTTCGGTGCGTCGGCTCCGTTGGCGGTGATGTCGTCGTACCTGCGCAAGGCCGGGGCCGATCGCATCGTGGCCAGTACGCACGGTCACGAGGTCGGTTGGTCGATGGTGCCGGGCGGGCGTGCGACCCTGCGCACGATCGGCGAGAACACCGACGTGGTGACCTACGTCAGCAAGTACACCCGGGGGCGCTTCAGCTCGGCGTTCGGGCGGACTGCCGCCCTCGAACATCTACCGCCCGGTGTCGACACCGATCGCTTCGTGCCCGACGACGCGGCGCGAGCGGAACTTCGCGCGCGCTACGGCCTCGGTGATCGCCCCACCGTTCTGTGCCTGTCCCGGCTCGTTCCGCGCAAGGGTCAGGATTTCCTGATCCGCGCGCTTCCGGGGATCCGCCGGGCCGTCGACGGAGCGGTCCTGGTCATCGTCGGCGGCGGACCCTACGAGAAGACCCTGCGCGAGCTCGTTCGATCCACCGGAATGGAGCAACACGTGGTGTTCACCGGCACCGTGCCGTCGGCGGAGCTCGCCGCCCACCACACCATCGCCGACGTGTTCGCGATGCCGAGCCGCACCCGAGGTGCCGGTCTCGATGTCGAAGGTCTCGGCATCGTCTACCTCGAAGCGTCGTCCTGCGGCGTACCGGTCGTCGCGGGCATGTCCGGGGGAGCGCCGGAAGCGGTGCAGCACAACAAGACCGGTGTCGTCGTCGATGGGACGTCGGTCTCGGAGATCACGGACGCGATCGTGCGAATCCTGTCCGATCGCACGCTGGCAACGCAGATGGGCAATGCCGGCCGCGCGTGGGTGGACGCGGAATGGCGCTGGGACGTGCTGACCGAGAAGCTGCGGTCGCTGATCTGA
- a CDS encoding AMP-dependent synthetase/ligase, producing MREFTVAAKYDIADTDSAVDTVFVRARNSPDTTVFRRQVDGQWLDVTAAEFEQLVVGVAQGLIAAGIEQGDRVALMSSTRFEWSVLDYAIWAAGGVTVPIYETSSAGQVEWILEDAEPVLLILENDAHVQETKTVVAAAPSVRQTFVIENSAGSDAVQALTDGGSEITEDQVHQRVSTLASSDPATLIYTSGTTGRPKGVQLTHANLLAESLGIRETSLKSLMRQGRSTLMFLPLAHVLARAVSIASFDAGVTLGHTNDIPNLVATFGTFQPDFILSVPRVFEKVFNTAKQKAHADGKGKIFDLATECAVAWSEAQDTGGPGIVLRAKHTVFDKLVYGKLRAALGGKCELAISGGAPLGSRLGHFYRGIGVTIYEGYGLTETTAAFAVNTIGFQRVGSVGRPLPGNTVRIAEDGEIQLRGPVVFDGYWRNEVATAESLDDGWFRTGDLGSVDEDGYITISGRKKELIVTAGGKNVSPAGLEDQLRAGALISQAVVVGDQKPFIGALITLDPDAFDRWKSSHGKAADATAADLQTDPELVAEIDAAVADANKSVSHAESIKKYRLLPHDFSEESGELTPTMKLKRNVITAAYADEIESIYAR from the coding sequence GTGCGCGAGTTCACCGTCGCCGCAAAATACGACATCGCGGACACCGACTCGGCTGTCGACACCGTCTTCGTCCGCGCCCGTAACTCACCGGACACGACAGTGTTCCGCCGCCAGGTCGATGGGCAGTGGCTCGACGTCACCGCCGCCGAGTTCGAACAACTGGTGGTCGGAGTGGCACAGGGCCTCATCGCCGCTGGCATCGAGCAAGGCGATCGCGTCGCCCTGATGTCGTCGACGCGATTCGAGTGGTCGGTTCTCGACTACGCGATCTGGGCCGCAGGCGGTGTCACGGTGCCGATCTACGAGACCTCCTCCGCCGGGCAGGTGGAATGGATCCTCGAAGACGCCGAGCCCGTCCTGCTGATACTCGAGAACGACGCACACGTGCAGGAAACGAAAACCGTTGTGGCAGCTGCGCCGTCGGTGCGGCAGACGTTCGTGATCGAGAACTCCGCCGGGTCCGACGCCGTACAGGCCCTGACCGACGGCGGATCCGAGATCACCGAAGACCAGGTACATCAACGTGTTTCGACACTCGCCTCGTCCGACCCGGCCACTTTGATCTACACCTCCGGAACCACCGGTCGCCCCAAGGGCGTCCAACTGACCCATGCCAATCTGCTCGCCGAATCACTCGGCATTCGCGAGACCTCGCTGAAATCACTGATGAGGCAGGGCCGCAGCACCCTGATGTTCCTGCCGCTCGCGCATGTCCTCGCCCGCGCAGTGAGCATCGCGTCGTTCGATGCCGGAGTCACGCTCGGCCACACCAACGACATCCCGAACCTCGTCGCGACGTTCGGTACGTTCCAACCGGACTTCATCCTCTCGGTGCCTCGAGTGTTCGAGAAGGTCTTCAACACCGCCAAACAGAAGGCGCACGCCGACGGCAAAGGCAAGATCTTCGACCTGGCCACCGAATGCGCAGTGGCGTGGAGTGAGGCGCAGGACACCGGTGGACCGGGAATCGTGTTGCGCGCCAAGCACACCGTGTTCGACAAGTTGGTCTACGGCAAACTGCGGGCAGCGCTCGGCGGCAAGTGCGAACTCGCCATCTCCGGCGGAGCGCCCCTCGGCTCCCGTCTCGGCCACTTCTACCGGGGCATCGGCGTGACGATCTACGAGGGCTACGGCCTGACCGAAACCACCGCGGCGTTCGCGGTCAACACCATCGGCTTCCAACGCGTCGGCAGCGTCGGGCGTCCACTGCCCGGCAACACCGTGCGCATCGCCGAGGACGGCGAGATCCAACTCCGCGGACCGGTCGTGTTCGACGGCTACTGGCGCAACGAGGTCGCGACCGCCGAGTCACTGGACGACGGCTGGTTCCGCACCGGAGACCTCGGTTCGGTCGACGAAGACGGGTACATCACGATCTCGGGTCGCAAGAAGGAACTGATCGTCACCGCAGGAGGCAAGAACGTCTCACCGGCCGGACTGGAAGACCAACTGCGGGCGGGTGCGCTGATCAGCCAGGCCGTCGTCGTAGGCGATCAGAAGCCCTTCATCGGTGCGCTCATCACCCTCGATCCGGATGCGTTCGATCGCTGGAAGTCCTCCCACGGCAAGGCCGCCGACGCCACCGCAGCCGATCTGCAGACCGACCCCGAACTCGTCGCGGAGATCGACGCCGCCGTTGCCGACGCGAACAAGTCCGTCTCGCATGCGGAGTCGATCAAGAAGTACCGACTCCTCCCCCACGACTTCTCGGAGGAGAGCGGTGAGCTGACTCCCACCATGAAGCTCAAGCGCAACGTCATCACCGCCGCCTACGCCGACGAGATCGAATCGATCTACGCCCGGTAG
- a CDS encoding polyketide cyclase / dehydrase and lipid transport yields MSSIQVADQTFVAASGERVAHAFASPARWRRWWPDLNLTITEDRGEKGIRWAVRGGVVGTMELWLEPALDGVIVHYFLHAEPAAGTDVAAHQHARRVAGRAMTFELKRELEAGRSAGEAPHHVASTSARE; encoded by the coding sequence ATGAGCAGTATTCAAGTTGCGGATCAGACGTTCGTGGCCGCCTCGGGCGAGCGGGTTGCGCATGCGTTCGCATCGCCCGCTCGGTGGCGTCGATGGTGGCCGGATCTGAACCTGACCATCACCGAGGACCGGGGCGAGAAGGGGATCCGCTGGGCGGTGCGCGGTGGTGTGGTCGGAACGATGGAACTGTGGCTCGAGCCTGCGCTCGACGGTGTGATCGTGCATTACTTCCTGCATGCCGAACCTGCCGCAGGCACCGACGTCGCGGCGCACCAGCATGCCCGTCGGGTGGCCGGACGCGCGATGACGTTCGAGCTCAAACGAGAGCTCGAGGCCGGTCGGTCTGCAGGTGAGGCACCCCACCACGTAGCGTCGACTTCGGCTCGTGAATGA
- a CDS encoding SRPBCC family protein, translated as MAEKTQRSIVVEAPPSRVMDVIADFDAYPTWVSAAKSVEVLEVDEDGRGKRVKFVLDAGMVKDTYELEYDWAADGNSVSWNLVSGEMQKSQNGSYTLKETGGGTDVTYELTVDLNIPMIGLFKRKAEKVITDTALKELKKRVEG; from the coding sequence ATGGCGGAGAAAACCCAGAGGTCGATCGTCGTCGAAGCCCCACCGAGTCGGGTCATGGACGTCATCGCCGATTTCGACGCGTACCCCACGTGGGTGTCGGCCGCGAAATCCGTCGAGGTCCTCGAGGTCGACGAGGACGGCCGTGGCAAGCGCGTCAAGTTCGTGCTCGATGCGGGAATGGTCAAGGACACCTACGAACTCGAGTACGACTGGGCGGCGGACGGCAATTCGGTCTCGTGGAATCTCGTGTCCGGTGAGATGCAGAAGTCTCAGAACGGCTCGTACACGTTGAAGGAGACCGGCGGCGGCACCGACGTGACGTACGAGCTCACCGTCGATCTGAACATCCCGATGATCGGTCTGTTCAAGCGCAAAGCAGAAAAGGTCATCACCGACACCGCGCTCAAGGAATTGAAGAAGCGGGTCGAAGGCTGA
- a CDS encoding ArsA family ATPase: protein MLLFLGKGGAGKTTLAAASGLRLAQAGERVLIASVDQAHSLADAFAGDAEAEDSSGVRSIAPGLDIVEIDTLALLEARYRGLGSLMAVASAGHEHGVSFGAIEPEELLGLPGVEELLGMHEIVRLADENRWDTVIVDLPASADALRTLQLPDTVAAYVERIWPLHARMVSGTGSDVRLTLVVAMIERILAQVGSVRSLITDSARTGATVVVTAEQLSVVDAERTLSAAALLGIRIDRVLVNRILPKLTASSIGLVGAHPAVFWFERWRAAQLDAVAELRRRVGTVPIVEVEHAPGEPVGLGPLQDVADRLEPDSLERSAPGWGEQPSVVLESGTGLESVYAMRMLLPVADSTTLGLGRVEDDLIVSADGRRRRITLASVLRRCIADSAELDGPFLVVRFRPNPDVWPL, encoded by the coding sequence GTGTTGCTGTTCCTCGGCAAAGGTGGCGCGGGTAAGACGACGTTGGCGGCTGCGTCGGGTCTGCGACTGGCTCAGGCCGGTGAACGGGTGCTGATCGCCTCCGTCGACCAGGCGCACTCGCTCGCCGACGCATTCGCGGGGGACGCAGAGGCCGAGGATTCGTCCGGTGTTCGTTCGATCGCTCCTGGTCTCGACATCGTCGAGATCGATACGTTGGCGTTGCTCGAAGCGCGGTACCGGGGGCTGGGCTCGCTGATGGCCGTGGCGTCCGCGGGACACGAGCACGGGGTGAGTTTCGGGGCGATCGAACCGGAGGAGCTGCTCGGTCTTCCCGGAGTCGAAGAGCTGCTCGGTATGCACGAGATCGTCCGTCTCGCCGACGAGAATCGCTGGGACACAGTGATAGTCGATCTTCCCGCATCCGCGGATGCCCTGCGGACGCTGCAGCTGCCCGATACCGTCGCCGCGTACGTCGAGCGGATCTGGCCCCTGCATGCTCGGATGGTCTCGGGCACCGGCTCCGATGTACGTCTGACCCTCGTGGTGGCGATGATCGAGCGAATCCTCGCTCAGGTCGGCTCCGTCCGGTCCCTGATCACCGACTCCGCTCGTACCGGGGCGACCGTCGTCGTCACCGCCGAACAGCTGTCGGTCGTCGACGCGGAGAGAACACTGTCGGCGGCTGCTCTGCTCGGCATCAGAATCGATCGTGTTCTGGTCAACAGAATCCTGCCGAAGCTCACCGCGTCGTCGATCGGTCTCGTGGGCGCTCACCCGGCGGTGTTCTGGTTCGAGAGGTGGCGGGCGGCGCAGCTCGACGCGGTCGCCGAGCTGCGTCGACGCGTCGGTACGGTACCGATCGTGGAGGTGGAGCACGCTCCCGGTGAACCGGTAGGGTTGGGGCCCTTGCAAGATGTGGCCGATCGCCTCGAACCGGACTCCCTCGAACGGAGCGCGCCGGGCTGGGGTGAGCAGCCTTCGGTGGTGCTCGAGTCGGGTACCGGACTCGAATCCGTGTATGCGATGAGAATGCTGCTGCCGGTGGCGGATTCGACGACCTTGGGCTTGGGGCGAGTGGAGGACGACTTGATAGTCAGTGCCGACGGGAGGCGACGGCGCATCACATTGGCGTCGGTGCTGCGTCGGTGCATCGCCGACTCCGCCGAACTCGACGGACCGTTCCTCGTTGTGCGTTTTCGCCCGAATCCCGACGTGTGGCCACTGTGA
- a CDS encoding ROK family protein — MKRHHQRLTVGIDVGGTSLRASVVDEDGQVLDSTAAPTPHTARALERGLDRAVQELAGRHDIAAVGLAVAGFIDSDRTTVLFAPHLPWVNTPVATEMSMRIGLPVLLEHDANSAAWAEYRFGAASGGRNVVMVAIGTGIGAALLIDGRIYRGSHGVAPELGHIQVVPDGRACPCGKRGCWERYCSGTALVDTAVELLAADPASSTTLAREVFLDPGSLTGRRIAGAAHEGDSIARRTMEDFAQWLGVGLSMVSDVYDPDLIVLAGGVATSSSQFLARATDKYAELVTGAGHRPLARIRSTQLGEAAGMIGAAELARAQFVTGVR, encoded by the coding sequence ATGAAGCGGCACCACCAGCGATTGACGGTCGGCATCGACGTGGGCGGGACGAGCCTGCGCGCGTCGGTCGTCGACGAGGACGGTCAGGTACTCGACTCGACTGCCGCTCCTACCCCGCACACTGCTCGCGCCCTCGAACGCGGTCTCGACCGCGCCGTGCAGGAACTTGCCGGGCGACACGACATCGCGGCCGTAGGGCTCGCCGTCGCCGGGTTCATCGACTCCGATCGCACGACGGTTCTCTTCGCCCCGCATCTGCCGTGGGTGAACACCCCCGTGGCGACGGAGATGAGCATGCGCATCGGTCTGCCGGTCCTGCTCGAGCACGACGCCAATTCTGCGGCTTGGGCCGAGTATCGCTTCGGTGCCGCGTCCGGTGGTCGCAACGTGGTGATGGTGGCCATCGGTACCGGCATCGGTGCTGCGCTGCTGATCGACGGCAGGATCTATCGGGGCAGCCACGGGGTGGCACCGGAACTCGGTCACATCCAGGTCGTGCCGGACGGTCGGGCATGTCCCTGCGGCAAGCGCGGCTGCTGGGAGCGGTACTGCAGCGGCACCGCTCTGGTGGACACGGCAGTCGAGTTACTGGCGGCGGACCCGGCGTCGTCGACAACCCTGGCACGCGAGGTGTTCCTCGACCCGGGGTCTCTGACCGGCCGCCGCATCGCCGGCGCTGCGCACGAGGGCGACTCCATCGCCCGCCGCACGATGGAAGACTTCGCGCAATGGCTCGGCGTCGGGCTCTCGATGGTCAGCGACGTGTACGACCCCGATCTGATCGTGTTGGCCGGTGGAGTGGCGACGTCGTCGAGTCAGTTCCTGGCCCGCGCGACCGACAAGTACGCCGAGCTGGTGACCGGTGCGGGGCATCGGCCTCTCGCGCGGATTCGCAGTACTCAACTCGGTGAGGCAGCGGGCATGATCGGGGCCGCGGAGTTGGCCCGTGCGCAGTTCGTCACCGGGGTTCGGTGA
- a CDS encoding lysophospholipid acyltransferase family protein: MWYWLVKYIFVGPLLIALGRPTIEGAENIPTEGPVILASNHKAVLDSFYLPLKTPRRITFLAKSEYFTGPGLKGAFQKWFFTAVGQVPIDRTGADAAQDALNAGVRVIEAGKVLGIYPEGTRSPDARLYKGKTGMARLALQTGVQVIPVAMIGTEKMNPIGSRVWRPAKVTIRIGKPIDFSRFEGMAGNRFVERAVTDEVMYDLMLLSGQEYVDVYAASLKKAAPEAESAPTAQRIPDSKAS; encoded by the coding sequence ATGTGGTACTGGCTGGTTAAGTACATTTTCGTCGGCCCCCTTCTCATCGCCCTTGGTCGGCCCACGATCGAGGGTGCGGAGAACATCCCGACGGAGGGTCCGGTCATTCTGGCCAGCAACCACAAGGCCGTTCTCGATTCCTTCTATCTCCCGCTCAAGACGCCCAGGCGCATCACCTTCCTCGCCAAGAGCGAGTACTTCACTGGACCGGGTCTCAAGGGTGCGTTCCAGAAGTGGTTCTTCACCGCGGTCGGTCAGGTGCCGATCGATCGCACCGGAGCCGACGCGGCACAGGACGCTCTCAACGCAGGTGTGCGCGTGATCGAAGCAGGCAAGGTTCTGGGTATCTACCCCGAGGGCACGCGGTCGCCCGACGCGCGGCTGTACAAGGGCAAGACCGGGATGGCGCGTCTGGCACTGCAGACCGGGGTCCAGGTGATCCCGGTTGCGATGATCGGTACCGAGAAGATGAACCCGATCGGTTCGCGAGTGTGGCGTCCGGCGAAGGTCACCATCCGAATCGGAAAGCCCATCGACTTCTCTCGCTTCGAAGGTATGGCCGGCAACCGCTTCGTCGAGCGTGCCGTCACCGACGAGGTGATGTACGACCTGATGTTGCTCTCCGGTCAGGAGTACGTGGATGTGTACGCCGCGTCTCTGAAGAAGGCTGCACCCGAGGCGGAGTCGGCTCCGACCGCGCAGCGTATTCCGGATTCCAAGGCCAGCTGA
- a CDS encoding glycosyltransferase 87 family protein → MSLYAASIAVTVLSMLLLLVTIVVTLTSLGVRPRALLWWSAGAAFAVAVLVLEPVTSTLNYGQINIVLMAFVALDCLPKKTPWPRGVLIGLVAAVKLTPAVFVLFFLLRKDFRAAVVSVLSFAVFTAIGFALTWSDSVRYWTETIVDSDRIGGPAYPPNQSITGVLARLGLDEVPRSILWLALSVVVLAIAAVAMRKAFAAGETALALTINAMFGLLVSPVSWSHHWVWAIPFTVVLAVLGYRRRSALLATLVAVGLALMLYPPHWKLGEGRWSGLGWPLVDQFAASGYVWWALASIVALAAIGWTDRTGTKADTRSAL, encoded by the coding sequence GTGTCGCTGTACGCCGCCTCGATCGCGGTCACCGTGCTGTCCATGCTCTTGCTGCTGGTGACGATCGTGGTCACTCTCACCTCGCTCGGGGTACGCCCTCGCGCACTGTTGTGGTGGTCCGCCGGTGCCGCGTTCGCGGTGGCCGTGCTCGTACTGGAGCCGGTCACCTCGACGCTGAACTACGGGCAGATCAACATCGTGCTGATGGCGTTCGTTGCACTGGACTGCCTACCGAAGAAGACGCCGTGGCCCCGAGGTGTGCTGATCGGTCTCGTGGCCGCCGTCAAACTCACGCCCGCGGTGTTCGTACTGTTCTTCCTGTTGCGCAAGGACTTTCGAGCAGCGGTGGTGTCGGTACTGAGTTTTGCGGTCTTCACCGCGATCGGTTTCGCGCTCACGTGGTCCGACTCGGTGAGGTACTGGACCGAGACGATCGTCGATTCCGACCGAATCGGCGGCCCGGCCTACCCACCCAATCAGTCGATCACAGGAGTGCTCGCACGGCTCGGGTTGGACGAAGTGCCCCGATCGATCCTGTGGCTCGCGTTGTCGGTGGTGGTGCTCGCCATCGCGGCGGTGGCGATGCGGAAAGCTTTTGCCGCAGGCGAGACTGCGCTGGCGCTGACGATCAACGCCATGTTCGGTCTGCTGGTGTCGCCGGTCTCGTGGTCACATCACTGGGTGTGGGCCATCCCGTTCACCGTTGTGCTCGCCGTTCTCGGTTATCGCCGCCGCAGTGCGCTGCTGGCGACCCTGGTGGCCGTCGGGCTGGCGTTGATGCTCTACCCGCCGCACTGGAAGCTCGGCGAGGGCCGATGGAGCGGCCTCGGCTGGCCGCTCGTGGATCAGTTCGCGGCCTCGGGCTACGTGTGGTGGGCTCTCGCGTCGATCGTCGCGCTTGCTGCGATCGGATGGACCGACCGAACCGGTACGAAGGCCGACACCCGCTCCGCACTCTGA
- a CDS encoding polyadenylate-specific 3'-exoribonuclease AS, producing the protein MRYFYDTEFIEDGRTIELVSIGVVSEDGREFYAVSSEFDPERAGRWVRRNVLPKLPPYSSPLWMSRSRIRDELLEFLVPHYGAEVELWAWVAAYDHVALCQLWGSMTELPRSLPRFTRELRQHWEDRGSPELPSVPDDAHDALADARHNLAKFQAIEEHSYRG; encoded by the coding sequence GTGCGCTACTTCTACGACACAGAGTTCATCGAGGATGGTCGCACAATCGAGTTGGTCTCGATCGGTGTGGTGTCGGAGGACGGTCGCGAGTTCTATGCGGTGTCCTCCGAGTTCGACCCCGAGCGCGCCGGCCGCTGGGTTCGACGCAACGTACTTCCCAAGTTGCCACCGTACTCGTCGCCGCTGTGGATGAGCCGGTCGCGAATCCGGGACGAACTGCTCGAATTTCTCGTTCCGCACTACGGTGCCGAGGTCGAACTGTGGGCGTGGGTTGCGGCGTACGACCATGTGGCGCTCTGCCAGCTGTGGGGCTCGATGACCGAGTTGCCGCGTTCGCTGCCGCGGTTCACTCGTGAGCTGCGCCAGCACTGGGAGGATCGCGGCAGTCCCGAGCTGCCGTCGGTGCCAGACGACGCTCATGACGCCCTCGCCGACGCGCGGCACAATCTGGCGAAGTTCCAGGCGATCGAGGAGCACTCCTACCGCGGGTGA
- a CDS encoding class II 3-deoxy-7-phosphoheptulonate synthase, translating into MNWTVDVPIDRLPDLPPLSPTLRSRLDDALAKPAAQQPQWDPEHAADMRKVLESVPPITVAGEVEALSDKLAAVARGEAFLLQGGDCAETFVDNTEPHIKGNIRTLLQMAVVLTYGASMPVVKVARIAGQYAKPRSSNIDALGLQSYRGDMINSLVADESVRGHDPSRLVRAYANASAAMNLVRALTGAGMADLHKVHDWNREFVAQSPAGARYEALAGEIDRGLRFMDACGVSDPNLHTAQIFASHEALVLDYERAMLRLDNTDDHPKLYDLSAHFLWIGDRTRQLDGAHIALAELISNPIGLKIGPTTTPEMAVEYVERLDPTNKPGRLTLISRMGNGKVRDILPAIIEKVQATGHQVIWQCDPMHGNTHEASTGYKTRHFDRIVDEVQGFFEVHNGLGTHPGGIHVELTGDNVTECLGGAQDISDLDLAGRYETACDPRLNTQQSIELAFLVAEMLRD; encoded by the coding sequence GTGAACTGGACTGTCGACGTACCCATCGATCGCTTGCCCGACCTGCCGCCGTTGTCGCCGACGCTGCGCTCTCGATTGGACGATGCGTTGGCCAAGCCGGCTGCGCAGCAGCCGCAGTGGGATCCCGAGCATGCTGCCGACATGCGCAAGGTGCTCGAGAGCGTTCCTCCGATCACCGTCGCCGGTGAGGTGGAGGCCTTGTCGGACAAGCTCGCTGCCGTCGCTCGCGGTGAGGCGTTCCTGCTCCAGGGAGGCGACTGCGCCGAGACGTTCGTCGACAACACCGAGCCGCACATCAAGGGCAACATCCGCACGCTGCTGCAGATGGCGGTGGTGCTCACCTACGGCGCGAGCATGCCGGTGGTCAAGGTCGCCCGTATCGCCGGGCAGTACGCCAAGCCGCGTTCGTCGAACATCGACGCTCTCGGTCTGCAGTCCTACCGCGGCGACATGATCAACTCCCTCGTCGCCGACGAGAGCGTCCGCGGCCACGATCCGTCGCGACTGGTGCGCGCATACGCCAATGCGAGCGCGGCGATGAATCTGGTCCGCGCGCTCACCGGTGCCGGCATGGCCGACCTGCACAAGGTGCACGACTGGAACCGCGAGTTCGTCGCGCAGTCGCCCGCCGGTGCGCGCTACGAGGCGCTCGCGGGGGAGATCGACCGCGGACTGCGGTTCATGGATGCCTGCGGCGTCTCGGACCCCAATCTGCACACCGCGCAGATCTTCGCCAGCCACGAAGCGCTCGTTCTCGATTACGAGCGTGCGATGCTGCGCCTGGACAACACCGACGATCACCCCAAGCTGTACGACCTGTCCGCGCACTTCCTGTGGATCGGCGACCGCACCCGCCAGCTCGACGGGGCGCACATCGCGCTGGCCGAGCTGATCTCCAACCCGATCGGTCTCAAGATCGGGCCCACGACCACGCCCGAGATGGCCGTCGAGTACGTCGAGCGTCTCGACCCCACCAACAAGCCGGGCCGTCTGACGCTGATCTCACGCATGGGCAACGGCAAGGTGCGCGACATCCTGCCCGCGATCATCGAGAAGGTTCAGGCCACCGGCCACCAGGTCATCTGGCAGTGCGACCCGATGCACGGCAACACCCACGAGGCGTCGACCGGCTACAAGACGCGGCACTTCGACCGCATCGTCGACGAGGTGCAGGGGTTCTTCGAGGTCCACAACGGCCTCGGAACGCATCCGGGAGGAATTCACGTCGAACTGACCGGCGACAACGTCACCGAGTGCCTCGGCGGTGCCCAGGACATCTCGGATCTCGACCTCGCCGGTCGGTACGAGACGGCCTGCGACCCGCGGCTGAACACGCAGCAGAGCATCGAACTGGCATTCCTCGTCGCCGAGATGCTTCGCGACTGA